GCGGTCGCGGTGCCGACAAGCCAGGACCCCTCGGCGGGCGCTCCTCCCGCCAGGAAGGACAGGGCGACCAGGATGCCGAGCACGACGTTCGCGAGCGTCCCGTGGATGAGGGTCGCGATCGTCGGGATCCAACGGCCGGCGGGGGTCGCGACGACGAGTTCGAGTCGTCCGGCCTCCTCATCGCCGCGGGTGTGGCGCACCGCCAGGAACGCGCTCATGAACGCGGCGAGGATCGCGAGCCAGGGAAAGAGCAGGAAGACGACGAACGCATTCGTCTCCGGGCCGGACGGGAGCCCGCGGAACAGCAGGATCACCGGGTTCGCCATGACGGCCGCCAAGATGCCGAGGCGGTCCTGTTCGGTCCCGTACGACTGGGTCACCCCGCCGAGGCCGGCGAAGGCGAGGGCCACGGTGCCGAGGATCCAGAGCGTCAGCTGCAGCCAGTCGCGCCTCAGCCGTTGGGCGAGCAGAGGGAGCAGCCGATTCATCGTGCGGCGCCTTCGAGTGCGGCGAGGTCGTCGCCGTAGTGGCGAAGGAACAGCTCCTCGAGCGAGGGCGGCTCGACACGGAGGCCCGCCACGTTCAGGCGGGCGAGCTCAGGCAGGACCCCCGCAACCTGGTCGCTGTCGACCGTGAAGCTCACGCGCCCGTCTTCGGCCAGAGCGTCGTGAGCCGCCCCGATCGACGCCGCGATCGCGGCATCCGTCCCCTCGAACGAGACCTCGGTGCGCGTGAGGTGACGAAGATCCGCCAGGGTGCCCGTCTCGACGATCTTCCCCGCGCGGATGATCGACACCCCGTCGCAGAGCCGCTCGACCTCCGAGAGGATGTGGCTCGACAGGAGCACCGTGGCGCCCGCCTCCTTCACGCGCGCGACCTCACGGCGGAACATGACCTCCATGAGGGGATCGAGTCCGCTCGTCGGCTCGTCGAAGACGTACAGCTGGGCGGGCACGGCGAACGCGGCGATGAGCGCCACCTTCTGCCGGTTTCCCTTCGAGTACGCGCGGCCCTTCTTGCGCGGATCGAACTGGAAGGCCTCCATGAGGCGCTCCTTCTC
This genomic interval from Microbacterium sp. 4R-513 contains the following:
- a CDS encoding ABC transporter ATP-binding protein, whose product is MTSATTPVIRTAGLVKRYGGVAALDGLDLEVEQGQIHGFLGPNGAGKSTTIRILLGLARASAGEASVFGLHPWNDAVAIHRRVAYIPGDVSVWPNLSGGEAIDLLSRLRGAKKNPAYRAEKERLMEAFQFDPRKKGRAYSKGNRQKVALIAAFAVPAQLYVFDEPTSGLDPLMEVMFRREVARVKEAGATVLLSSHILSEVERLCDGVSIIRAGKIVETGTLADLRHLTRTEVSFEGTDAAIAASIGAAHDALAEDGRVSFTVDSDQVAGVLPELARLNVAGLRVEPPSLEELFLRHYGDDLAALEGAAR